One Streptomyces mobaraensis NBRC 13819 = DSM 40847 DNA segment encodes these proteins:
- a CDS encoding glycosyltransferase family 39 protein: MLDNWPVTEPAPPSAPSGIRTAPSVRPAPAAGPGPAVAGALRRAAPALWAYAAVRVLGVAVLALWGTATGKDAHHLLSGRWDAVWYSRIAEDGYGYTLALAGGKVHSDLAFFPLLPWLERALSAVLPLSAADAGLLVSAVASLAAAAGIFAIGERLHGRRAGVALVVLWAVLPVGVVQSMAYSESLFTALAAWSLYAVLTGRWPAAGVCAALAGLTRPVGAAVVAAVWVTAAVALLRRDRRPGPPDVPEPRRDRHPESPDRPGPRRMLLGVALAPLGWLGYVVWVGVRTGDPVGYLDVQGGWGNGFDGGVAFGSFIAGRFAGAAWPAGLGLLVGVVLVVWLYVAGARRGQPLPLLVYSGTVLLLALTAKGYFGSKPRLMLPAFPLLLPLATALARLRTARAAATAGALALAAACYGAFWLNGSGPP, translated from the coding sequence ATGCTGGACAATTGGCCGGTGACCGAACCCGCTCCCCCTTCCGCCCCCTCCGGCATACGCACCGCGCCCTCCGTACGGCCCGCACCGGCGGCCGGCCCCGGCCCGGCCGTCGCCGGCGCGCTCCGGCGGGCGGCGCCGGCCCTGTGGGCGTACGCGGCGGTCCGGGTGCTGGGGGTGGCGGTCCTCGCGCTGTGGGGGACGGCGACGGGCAAGGACGCGCACCATCTGCTCTCGGGGCGCTGGGACGCGGTCTGGTACTCCCGGATAGCGGAGGACGGCTACGGCTACACGCTGGCCCTGGCCGGCGGGAAGGTCCACTCCGACCTGGCGTTCTTCCCGCTGCTGCCGTGGCTGGAGCGGGCTCTGTCGGCGGTGCTGCCGCTGTCGGCGGCGGACGCGGGGCTGCTGGTGAGCGCGGTCGCCTCGCTGGCCGCCGCCGCGGGGATCTTCGCGATCGGCGAGCGGCTGCACGGCCGCCGGGCCGGGGTCGCGCTGGTGGTGCTGTGGGCGGTGCTGCCGGTGGGGGTGGTGCAGTCGATGGCGTACTCGGAGTCCCTGTTCACGGCGCTGGCCGCGTGGAGCCTGTACGCGGTGCTGACCGGCCGCTGGCCGGCGGCCGGGGTGTGCGCGGCGCTGGCCGGGCTGACCCGGCCGGTGGGCGCGGCGGTGGTGGCGGCCGTGTGGGTGACGGCGGCGGTCGCGCTGCTGCGGCGGGACCGGCGCCCGGGGCCTCCGGACGTTCCCGAGCCCCGGCGGGACCGGCATCCGGAGTCCCCGGACCGCCCCGGGCCGCGGCGGATGCTGCTCGGGGTGGCGCTCGCCCCGCTGGGCTGGCTCGGGTACGTCGTCTGGGTCGGCGTGCGGACCGGCGACCCGGTCGGCTACCTGGACGTCCAGGGCGGCTGGGGCAACGGCTTCGACGGCGGTGTGGCGTTCGGTTCCTTCATCGCGGGCCGGTTCGCCGGCGCGGCCTGGCCGGCCGGGCTCGGACTGCTGGTGGGCGTGGTGCTGGTGGTGTGGCTGTATGTGGCCGGGGCGCGGCGGGGGCAGCCGCTGCCGCTGCTGGTCTACTCGGGGACGGTGCTGCTGCTGGCGCTGACCGCGAAGGGCTACTTCGGCTCCAAGCCGCGGCTGATGCTGCCGGCCTTCCCGCTGCTGCTGCCGCTCGCGACGGCCCTGGCCCGGCTGCGGACGGCACGGGCGGCGGCGACGGCGGGAGCGCTGGCGCTGGCGGCGGCCTGCTACGGAGCGTTCTGGCTGAACGGCTCGGGACCGCCCTGA
- a CDS encoding phosphatase PAP2 family protein — translation MRTNDELVPAEERPTEPPRPRMTRTRLGIFVATSVVYAAIVVGVLTTSWPVRFDWQVMLFRPYKQWPEIHTFLDYFVVLGQRGPTAVAVAAWLGWCCHRRGTLRPLLVLGTSLLLLNATVGAAKIGMGRLGPHYATAIGSNEMFAGGDIFPSGHTANAVVTWGVLAYLATTPRARRIASVCAALLALGVGMTTVYLGTHWMSDVTLGWTAGLLVLLALPWFEPLMERAETWLLATWARLREHGAALAPAAAATPVGLWAPRPPVDDTLPVREPAGAGRAGRAAEPRPRAAARPHTTRSERTPVTPAGSRRPPHADRTPRTPPLPATGRGRTVG, via the coding sequence GTGCGTACCAACGACGAGCTCGTCCCCGCGGAGGAGCGCCCGACCGAGCCCCCGCGCCCGCGGATGACCAGAACCCGCCTGGGCATCTTCGTGGCGACCTCCGTGGTCTACGCGGCGATCGTGGTCGGTGTGCTCACCACGTCCTGGCCGGTGCGTTTCGACTGGCAGGTCATGCTCTTCCGGCCGTACAAGCAGTGGCCCGAGATCCACACCTTCCTCGACTACTTCGTGGTCCTGGGCCAGCGCGGCCCGACCGCCGTCGCCGTGGCCGCCTGGCTGGGCTGGTGCTGCCACCGCCGCGGGACGCTGCGCCCGCTGCTGGTGCTGGGCACGTCGCTGCTGCTGCTCAACGCGACCGTCGGCGCCGCGAAGATAGGGATGGGGCGGCTCGGACCGCACTACGCCACCGCCATCGGCTCGAACGAGATGTTCGCCGGCGGCGACATATTCCCCTCCGGCCACACCGCCAACGCGGTGGTCACCTGGGGCGTCCTCGCCTACCTGGCCACCACGCCGCGGGCCCGCAGGATCGCCTCCGTCTGCGCCGCCCTGCTGGCGCTCGGCGTCGGCATGACCACGGTCTACCTCGGTACGCACTGGATGAGCGACGTGACGCTCGGCTGGACCGCCGGACTGCTGGTCCTGCTGGCCCTGCCCTGGTTCGAGCCGCTGATGGAGCGCGCCGAGACCTGGCTGCTGGCCACCTGGGCGCGGCTGCGCGAGCACGGCGCGGCCCTCGCCCCGGCCGCCGCGGCGACGCCGGTCGGACTGTGGGCGCCCCGCCCGCCCGTCGACGACACCCTCCCGGTCCGCGAACCGGCGGGCGCCGGGCGCGCCGGACGCGCGGCGGAGCCCCGGCCGCGCGCCGCGGCCCGGCCGCACACCACCCGCTCGGAGCGGACGCCGGTCACCCCGGCGGGCAGCCGCCGTCCCCCGCACGCCGACCGGACGCCGCGCACCCCGCCGCTGCCGGCCACCGGCCGCGGCCGGACCGTCGGCTGA
- a CDS encoding I78 family peptidase inhibitor, with product MVPLPNLPQDPDDDPDAYAGLDAERAAARARERGWTTVRTLPPGAVITLEYVVGRLNLEVADGTVLRGWKG from the coding sequence ATGGTGCCGCTGCCGAACCTCCCCCAGGACCCCGACGACGACCCCGACGCCTACGCCGGCCTCGACGCCGAACGGGCCGCGGCCCGCGCGCGGGAGCGGGGCTGGACGACCGTCCGCACGCTGCCGCCCGGCGCGGTGATCACGCTGGAGTACGTGGTGGGCCGGCTCAACCTCGAAGTGGCGGACGGGACCGTGCTGCGCGGCTGGAAGGGCTGA
- the ctaD gene encoding cytochrome c oxidase subunit I: MESDTAREAAVPARERRPGATVVDWLTTTDHKKIGSLYLITSFGFFLAAGLLALVMRAELARPGLQILSNEQYNEAFTAHGTIMLLLFATPAFAGFANAIMPLQIGSPDVAFPRLNMLAYWLYLFGGLIVVSSLLTPEGGASFGWTAYAPLSGGEHSPGVGADLWIMGLALSGFGTILGAVNFLTTVICMRAPGMTMFRMPVFTWNVLFTSILILLAFPVLAAALLCLEADRRFGAVVFDAADGGSLLWQHLFWFFGHPEVYIIALPFFGIITEIIPVFSRKPIFGYTMLIGATMAITALSVVVWAHHMFATGAVLLPFFSLLSFLIAVPTGVKFFNWIGTMWQGSLSFESPMLWSVGFLVSFLFGGLTGVILASPPLDFHVTDTYFVVAHFHYVVFGTVVFAMFAGFYFWWPKFTGKMLDERLAKVHFWTLFTGFHGTFLVQHWLGAEGMPRRYSDYLAADGWTVLNTVSTIGSFLLGLSTLPFLYNLWKTARYGRRVEVEDPWGYGRSLEWATSCPPPRHNFVTLPRIRSESPAFDLHHPETAARKEPQVARDPAG; this comes from the coding sequence ATGGAGAGCGACACCGCACGGGAAGCCGCCGTCCCGGCACGGGAGCGGCGGCCCGGAGCGACCGTGGTCGACTGGCTGACCACCACCGATCACAAAAAGATCGGCAGTCTCTACCTCATCACCTCGTTCGGCTTCTTCCTCGCCGCCGGCCTGCTGGCCCTGGTGATGCGCGCCGAACTGGCCCGCCCCGGCCTCCAGATCCTCAGCAACGAGCAGTACAACGAGGCGTTCACCGCCCATGGCACGATCATGCTGCTGCTGTTCGCCACCCCGGCCTTCGCCGGCTTCGCCAACGCGATCATGCCGCTCCAGATCGGCTCGCCGGACGTGGCCTTCCCCCGGCTCAACATGCTCGCCTACTGGCTCTACCTCTTCGGCGGCCTGATCGTGGTGAGCAGTCTGCTGACGCCCGAGGGCGGCGCCTCCTTCGGCTGGACCGCCTACGCGCCGCTGAGCGGCGGCGAGCACTCCCCCGGCGTCGGCGCCGACCTGTGGATCATGGGACTCGCCCTCTCCGGCTTCGGCACGATCCTCGGCGCGGTGAACTTCCTGACGACGGTCATCTGCATGCGCGCCCCCGGGATGACCATGTTCCGGATGCCGGTCTTCACCTGGAACGTGCTGTTCACCTCGATCCTGATCCTGCTGGCCTTCCCGGTGCTGGCCGCCGCGCTGCTCTGCCTGGAGGCCGACCGGCGGTTCGGCGCGGTGGTCTTCGACGCGGCCGACGGCGGCTCGCTGCTGTGGCAGCACCTCTTCTGGTTCTTCGGCCACCCCGAGGTCTACATCATCGCCCTGCCGTTCTTCGGCATCATCACCGAGATCATCCCGGTCTTCTCCCGGAAGCCGATCTTCGGCTACACCATGCTGATCGGCGCCACCATGGCGATCACGGCCCTGTCGGTGGTGGTCTGGGCGCACCACATGTTCGCCACCGGCGCGGTGCTGCTGCCCTTCTTCTCCCTGCTGTCGTTCCTGATCGCGGTGCCGACGGGGGTGAAGTTCTTCAACTGGATCGGCACGATGTGGCAGGGCTCGCTGTCCTTCGAGTCACCGATGCTGTGGTCGGTGGGCTTCCTGGTCAGCTTCCTCTTCGGCGGCCTCACCGGCGTCATCCTCGCCTCGCCGCCGCTGGACTTCCACGTCACCGACACCTACTTCGTCGTGGCGCACTTCCACTACGTGGTGTTCGGCACGGTGGTGTTCGCGATGTTCGCCGGCTTCTACTTCTGGTGGCCGAAGTTCACCGGCAAGATGCTCGACGAACGGCTGGCGAAGGTCCACTTCTGGACCCTCTTCACCGGCTTCCACGGCACCTTCCTGGTCCAGCACTGGCTGGGCGCCGAGGGAATGCCGCGCCGCTACTCCGACTACCTGGCGGCGGACGGCTGGACCGTGCTCAACACCGTCTCCACCATCGGCTCGTTCCTGCTCGGCCTGTCGACGCTGCCGTTCCTCTACAACCTCTGGAAAACGGCACGGTACGGCCGGCGGGTCGAGGTGGAGGACCCCTGGGGCTATGGCCGTTCGCTGGAGTGGGCGACCTCCTGCCCGCCGCCCCGCCACAACTTCGTCACGCTGCCCCGGATCCGCTCCGAGTCCCCGGCGTTCGACCTGCACCACCCGGAGACGGCCGCCCGGAAGGAGCCGCAGGTGGCGCGGGACCCGGCCGGCTGA
- a CDS encoding glycosyltransferase family 4 protein: MHISFLIHNAYGIGGTIRTTFNLAGTLAEHHDVEIVSVFRHRDEPVFTPSGSVRLRHLVDLRKDSPGYEGNDPEYERPATVFPSTEGRYKQYSALTDRRIADHLRSLDCDVVVGTRPGLNVHIAQQARRGIARVGQEHLTLSTHSAPLKLTLRTHYPRLDAVTTVTEADAATYRKLMRLPGVRVEAVPNSIPAPVVAPADSTGKWVVAAGRLAPAKRYDVLIKAFGKVVAERPDWRLRIYGGGAEKAKLRALIDKLGLYNHVFLMGPANPLDPEWVKGSIGAVTSSLESFGMTIVEAMRCGLPVVSTDCPHGPGEIIDNGVDGLLVPVGKTDAIAAGLLKLINDDELRRRMGRAALENSARFDPAEIAGRYERLFAELTGRGALRGSLHRTRGALLSGALRTKDAVRPALRRVRAA; the protein is encoded by the coding sequence ATGCACATCTCATTCCTGATTCACAATGCCTACGGCATCGGCGGCACGATCCGCACCACGTTCAACCTGGCGGGGACGCTCGCCGAGCACCACGACGTGGAGATCGTCTCGGTGTTCCGCCACCGGGACGAGCCCGTCTTCACGCCGTCCGGCAGCGTGCGGCTGCGCCACCTCGTGGATCTGCGGAAGGACAGCCCCGGGTACGAGGGGAACGATCCGGAGTACGAGCGTCCGGCGACCGTCTTCCCGTCCACCGAGGGCCGCTACAAGCAGTACAGCGCCCTCACCGACCGGCGCATCGCCGACCACCTGCGCTCGCTGGACTGCGACGTCGTGGTGGGCACCCGCCCGGGCCTGAACGTGCACATCGCCCAGCAGGCCCGGCGCGGCATCGCCCGGGTCGGCCAGGAGCACCTGACCCTGAGCACCCACTCGGCGCCGCTGAAGCTGACGCTGCGCACCCACTACCCGCGGCTGGACGCGGTCACCACGGTCACCGAGGCGGACGCGGCGACCTACCGCAAGCTGATGCGGCTCCCCGGCGTACGGGTCGAGGCCGTGCCCAACAGCATCCCCGCCCCCGTCGTCGCCCCCGCCGACTCCACGGGCAAGTGGGTCGTCGCGGCCGGCCGGCTGGCCCCCGCCAAGCGGTACGACGTGCTGATCAAGGCTTTCGGCAAGGTCGTCGCCGAGCGTCCCGACTGGCGGCTGCGGATCTACGGCGGCGGCGCCGAGAAGGCCAAGCTGCGCGCCCTGATCGACAAGCTCGGCCTCTACAACCACGTCTTCCTCATGGGCCCCGCCAACCCCCTGGACCCGGAGTGGGTCAAGGGCTCCATCGGTGCCGTCACCTCCAGCCTGGAGTCCTTCGGGATGACCATCGTCGAGGCGATGCGCTGTGGCCTGCCCGTGGTCTCCACGGACTGTCCGCACGGCCCCGGCGAGATCATCGACAACGGTGTCGACGGCCTGCTGGTGCCGGTCGGCAAGACGGACGCCATCGCCGCCGGGCTGCTGAAGCTCATCAACGACGACGAACTGCGCCGCCGGATGGGCCGGGCCGCCCTGGAGAACTCGGCCCGCTTCGACCCCGCCGAGATCGCCGGCCGCTACGAGCGCCTCTTCGCCGAGCTCACCGGCCGCGGCGCGCTGCGCGGCTCCCTGCACCGGACCCGCGGCGCCCTGCTCAGCGGGGCCCTGCGGACCAAGGACGCCGTCCGCCCCGCGCTGCGCCGGGTGCGTGCCGCATGA
- the der gene encoding ribosome biogenesis GTPase Der, whose translation MNDQIHTGDEHGELGDAEYAEFMELAAQEGFEADEIESELAAAGHGPLPVLAVVGRPNVGKSTLVNRIIGRREAVVEDRPGVTRDRVTYEAEWAGRRFKVVDTGGWEQDVLGIDASVAAQAEFAIEAADAVVFVVDSSVGATDTDEAVVKLLRRAGKPVVLCANKVDGPSGEADATALWSLGLGEPHPVSALHGRGTGDMLDAVLEALPEAPAQTFGTAVGGPRRIALVGRPNVGKSSLLNRVAGEERVVVNELAGTTRDPVDELVELGGKTWKFVDTAGIRRRVHLQEGADYYASLRTAAAVEKAELAVVLIDASESISVQDQRIVTMAVEAGRALVLAINKWDTLDEERRFYLEREIETELGQIGWAPRVNVSAKTGRHMEKLVPAMETALAGWETRVPTGRLNAFLGELVAAHPHPIRGGKQPRILFGTQAGTRPPRFVLFASGFLEAGYRRFVERRLREEFGFEGTPIHISVRVREKRGRKK comes from the coding sequence ATGAACGACCAGATCCACACCGGCGACGAGCACGGTGAGCTTGGCGACGCCGAGTACGCGGAGTTCATGGAGCTCGCCGCTCAGGAGGGCTTCGAGGCCGACGAGATCGAGAGCGAGCTGGCCGCCGCCGGCCACGGCCCGCTGCCCGTCCTCGCCGTCGTCGGCCGCCCCAACGTCGGCAAGTCGACGCTGGTGAACCGCATCATCGGCCGCCGCGAGGCCGTCGTCGAGGACCGCCCGGGCGTCACCCGCGACCGCGTCACCTACGAGGCCGAGTGGGCGGGCCGCCGCTTCAAGGTCGTCGACACCGGCGGCTGGGAGCAGGACGTCCTCGGCATCGACGCGTCCGTCGCCGCCCAGGCCGAGTTCGCCATCGAGGCCGCCGACGCGGTCGTCTTCGTCGTCGACTCCTCCGTCGGCGCCACCGACACCGACGAGGCCGTCGTCAAGCTGCTCCGCCGGGCCGGCAAGCCCGTCGTGCTCTGCGCCAACAAGGTCGACGGCCCGTCCGGCGAGGCCGACGCCACCGCTCTGTGGTCGCTGGGCCTCGGCGAGCCGCACCCCGTCTCGGCGCTGCACGGCCGCGGCACCGGCGACATGCTCGACGCCGTGCTGGAGGCGCTGCCCGAGGCCCCGGCGCAGACCTTCGGCACCGCCGTCGGCGGCCCCCGCCGGATCGCCCTCGTCGGCCGCCCGAACGTCGGCAAGTCGTCCCTCCTGAACCGGGTCGCCGGCGAGGAGCGGGTGGTCGTCAACGAGCTGGCCGGCACCACCCGCGACCCGGTCGACGAGCTCGTCGAGCTGGGCGGCAAGACCTGGAAGTTCGTGGACACCGCCGGTATCCGCCGCCGCGTCCACCTCCAGGAGGGCGCCGACTACTACGCCTCGCTGCGCACCGCCGCCGCCGTGGAGAAGGCCGAGCTGGCCGTCGTCCTCATCGACGCGAGCGAGTCGATCAGCGTCCAGGACCAGCGGATCGTCACCATGGCGGTCGAGGCCGGGCGTGCGCTGGTGCTCGCGATCAACAAGTGGGACACCCTCGACGAGGAGCGCCGCTTCTACCTGGAGCGGGAGATCGAGACGGAGCTGGGCCAGATCGGCTGGGCGCCGCGGGTGAACGTCTCCGCGAAGACCGGCCGGCACATGGAGAAGCTGGTCCCGGCCATGGAGACCGCCCTCGCCGGCTGGGAGACCCGGGTGCCCACCGGGCGCCTCAACGCCTTCCTCGGCGAGCTCGTCGCGGCCCACCCGCACCCGATCCGCGGTGGCAAGCAGCCCCGCATCCTCTTCGGCACCCAGGCGGGCACCCGCCCGCCGCGGTTCGTCCTCTTCGCCTCCGGCTTCCTGGAGGCGGGCTACCGCCGCTTCGTCGAGCGGCGGCTCCGGGAGGAGTTCGGCTTCGAGGGGACGCCGATCCACATCTCGGTGCGGGTGCGGGAGAAGCGCGGCCGGAAGAAGTAG
- a CDS encoding lysophospholipid acyltransferase family protein, with product MNGLWKPRVLGAWRVPAAGPVIMAVNHSHNLDGPMLMGTAPRPVHFLIKKEAFVGPLDPFLRGIGQLKVDRSGADRAAITGALDVLAAGGVLGIFPEGTRGEGDFASLRAGLAYFAVRSGAPVVPVAVLGSAERKSRLVPGLPPLRTRVDVVFGDAFQAGDGSGRRTRTALDEATVRIQRRLSAHLADAKRFTGR from the coding sequence ATGAACGGGCTGTGGAAGCCCCGTGTGCTGGGCGCCTGGCGGGTGCCCGCCGCGGGGCCGGTCATCATGGCCGTCAACCACTCCCACAACCTCGACGGCCCGATGCTGATGGGGACCGCCCCCCGGCCGGTGCACTTCCTGATCAAGAAGGAAGCGTTCGTCGGTCCGCTGGACCCCTTCCTGCGCGGCATCGGCCAGCTGAAGGTCGACCGCTCCGGCGCCGACCGGGCCGCGATCACCGGCGCGCTGGACGTCCTGGCGGCCGGCGGAGTGCTCGGGATCTTCCCCGAGGGCACCCGCGGCGAAGGCGACTTCGCCTCGCTGCGGGCCGGCCTGGCGTACTTCGCGGTGCGCTCCGGGGCGCCCGTCGTCCCGGTCGCCGTCCTCGGCAGCGCCGAGCGGAAGAGCCGCCTCGTCCCGGGGCTGCCGCCGCTGCGCACCCGCGTCGACGTGGTCTTCGGCGACGCCTTCCAGGCCGGCGACGGCAGCGGGCGGCGCACGCGCACGGCGCTGGACGAGGCGACCGTACGCATCCAGCGGCGGCTGAGCGCGCACCTGGCGGACGCCAAGCGCTTCACCGGCCGCTGA
- the cmk gene encoding (d)CMP kinase produces MSDTVETAARTAPAAVIVAIDGPSGTGKSSTSKAVAAKLGLRYLDTGAQYRAITWWMLSNGVDVNDAAAVAAAAGKPDLVSGTDPSAPTITVDGLDAAQPIRTQEVTAAVSAVSAVPEVRTRLTELQRSMAAEAPLGIVVEGRDIGTTVLPDADLKIFLTASPEARAARRAGELKGKDAADLATTQAALIKRDAADSGRKTSPLAKAGDAVEVDTTELTLDQVIECVVTLVEEKRSTEARSA; encoded by the coding sequence GTGTCAGACACCGTGGAAACCGCCGCCCGGACCGCACCGGCAGCAGTCATCGTCGCCATCGACGGCCCCTCCGGCACGGGCAAGTCCAGCACTTCGAAGGCCGTCGCCGCCAAGCTCGGCCTCCGCTACCTGGACACCGGCGCCCAGTACCGGGCGATCACCTGGTGGATGCTGAGCAACGGCGTCGACGTGAACGACGCCGCGGCCGTGGCCGCCGCCGCGGGCAAGCCCGACCTCGTCTCCGGCACCGACCCGTCCGCGCCGACCATCACGGTCGACGGCCTGGACGCCGCCCAGCCCATCCGCACCCAGGAGGTCACCGCGGCGGTCAGCGCCGTCAGCGCGGTGCCCGAGGTGCGGACGCGGCTCACCGAGCTCCAGCGGTCCATGGCCGCCGAGGCGCCGCTCGGCATCGTCGTCGAGGGCCGGGACATCGGCACCACCGTGCTCCCCGACGCCGACCTCAAGATCTTCCTCACCGCCTCGCCGGAGGCCCGCGCCGCCCGCCGCGCCGGTGAGCTCAAGGGCAAGGACGCCGCCGACCTCGCCACCACCCAGGCCGCCCTGATCAAGCGGGACGCCGCCGACTCCGGCCGCAAGACCTCCCCGCTCGCCAAGGCCGGGGACGCGGTCGAGGTCGACACCACCGAGCTCACGCTCGACCAGGTGATCGAGTGCGTGGTGACCCTGGTAGAGGAGAAGCGGTCCACGGAGGCGCGTTCCGCGTGA
- a CDS encoding prephenate dehydrogenase produces MRTALVIGTGLIGTSAALALAGRGVQVHLSDHDPDRARMAAARGAGTEAEPEGRCDLVVVAVPPAHIAATLADAIGAGRGRAYLDVASVKGGPRRELEALGCDLSGYLGTHPMAGRERSGPMAASADLFEGRPWVLTPTRGTDTEVLNIALELVSHCRAVPVVMDADAHDRAVALVSHTPQLVSSMVAARLAEADETAVRLCGQGIRDVTRIAASDPRMWLEILAANPGPVADVLAAVAADLEGTVRALRALDAADGAADEAAAGLEDVLRRGNTGRARVPGKHGSAPATYETVTVLIGDQPGELARIFADAGRAGVNIEDVRIEHATGRQSGLIQLMVEPKAADGLADTLRERGWSLRQ; encoded by the coding sequence GTGAGAACCGCTCTCGTCATCGGCACCGGACTGATCGGCACCTCCGCCGCGCTCGCCCTGGCGGGCCGCGGGGTCCAGGTGCACCTCAGCGACCACGACCCCGACCGGGCCCGGATGGCCGCCGCCCGGGGCGCCGGCACCGAGGCGGAGCCGGAGGGCCGCTGCGACCTCGTCGTCGTCGCCGTGCCGCCCGCGCACATCGCCGCCACCCTCGCGGACGCGATCGGGGCCGGCCGGGGCCGCGCCTACCTCGACGTCGCCAGCGTCAAGGGCGGCCCGCGCCGGGAGCTGGAGGCGCTCGGCTGCGACCTCTCCGGCTACCTGGGCACCCACCCCATGGCCGGCCGGGAGCGTTCGGGCCCGATGGCCGCCTCCGCCGACCTGTTCGAGGGCCGCCCCTGGGTGCTGACCCCCACCCGGGGGACCGACACCGAGGTCCTCAACATCGCGCTCGAACTGGTCTCCCACTGCCGGGCCGTCCCCGTCGTGATGGACGCCGACGCCCACGACCGGGCCGTCGCCCTCGTCTCGCACACCCCGCAGCTCGTCTCCAGCATGGTCGCCGCCCGGCTGGCGGAGGCCGACGAGACGGCCGTCCGGCTGTGCGGCCAGGGCATCCGGGACGTGACCCGGATCGCTGCCTCCGACCCCCGCATGTGGCTGGAGATCCTCGCCGCCAACCCGGGCCCGGTCGCGGACGTCCTCGCGGCGGTCGCCGCCGACCTGGAGGGGACGGTACGGGCCCTGCGCGCCCTGGACGCGGCGGACGGCGCCGCGGACGAGGCGGCGGCGGGCCTGGAGGACGTGCTGCGCCGCGGCAACACCGGCCGGGCCCGCGTCCCCGGCAAGCACGGCTCGGCCCCGGCGACGTACGAGACGGTGACCGTCCTCATCGGCGACCAGCCGGGCGAGCTGGCCCGGATCTTCGCCGACGCGGGCCGGGCCGGCGTCAACATCGAGGACGTCCGCATCGAGCACGCCACCGGGCGGCAGAGCGGCCTGATCCAGCTGATGGTCGAGCCGAAGGCCGCCGACGGTCTCGCGGACACCCTCCGGGAGCGCGGCTGGTCGCTCCGCCAGTAA
- a CDS encoding DUF952 domain-containing protein, whose amino-acid sequence MIFHVVPLDDWLAVPDRPFAPASLDEEGFVHCSPDEETTLAVASAFYRDVKGPLMALLIDEHKLGVLVRWEAADPAPPPGTAPGTLFPHVYGRINRDAVEGMMEIRRDEDGRAVELAVWS is encoded by the coding sequence ATGATCTTTCACGTGGTGCCCCTGGACGACTGGCTCGCCGTCCCCGACCGCCCCTTCGCCCCCGCCTCCCTCGACGAGGAGGGCTTCGTGCACTGCTCCCCCGACGAGGAGACGACGCTCGCCGTGGCCTCCGCGTTCTACCGGGACGTCAAGGGGCCGCTGATGGCGCTGCTGATCGACGAGCACAAGCTGGGCGTCCTGGTCCGCTGGGAGGCGGCCGACCCGGCACCGCCGCCCGGCACCGCGCCGGGGACGCTGTTCCCGCACGTCTACGGGCGCATCAACCGGGACGCGGTCGAGGGGATGATGGAGATCCGGCGGGACGAGGACGGGCGGGCGGTGGAACTGGCCGTGTGGTCGTGA
- a CDS encoding DNA polymerase beta superfamily protein has protein sequence MRIMHALVTDHTIYSCVMGSRAFGLDTEASDTDRRGVYVAPTALFWGFDKPPTHVEGPAPEQFSWELERFCELALRANPTVLECLHSPLVEHTDERGRELLALRGAFLSRLAHRTFTGYADAQRAKSDAAVARTGTPNWKQVMHLMRILESARDLLRTGVLTLAVGDRRGELLAVRRGELPWPEAERRLNGLRDELEAAAARTALPAEPDRARVEDFLIRVRRASAAATG, from the coding sequence ATGCGGATCATGCACGCGCTGGTGACCGACCACACGATCTACTCCTGCGTCATGGGCTCGCGCGCCTTCGGGCTGGACACGGAGGCGAGCGACACCGACCGGCGCGGGGTGTACGTGGCGCCCACCGCGCTGTTCTGGGGCTTCGACAAGCCGCCGACGCACGTCGAGGGACCCGCACCGGAACAGTTCTCCTGGGAGCTGGAACGCTTCTGCGAACTGGCCCTGCGGGCCAACCCCACCGTCCTCGAATGCCTGCACTCCCCGCTCGTCGAGCACACCGACGAGCGGGGCCGCGAACTGCTCGCGCTGCGCGGGGCGTTCCTGTCCCGGCTGGCGCACCGGACGTTCACGGGCTACGCGGACGCCCAGCGGGCGAAGTCCGACGCCGCCGTGGCGCGGACCGGCACCCCGAACTGGAAGCAGGTCATGCACCTGATGCGCATCCTGGAGAGCGCCCGCGACCTGCTGCGCACCGGCGTCCTCACCCTCGCCGTCGGCGACCGGCGCGGGGAACTGCTGGCCGTCCGGCGGGGCGAGCTGCCCTGGCCGGAGGCGGAACGCCGGCTGAACGGCCTGCGGGACGAGCTGGAGGCGGCCGCGGCCCGCACCGCGCTGCCGGCCGAGCCGGACCGGGCGCGGGTCGAGGACTTCCTGATCCGGGTGCGCCGGGCGTCGGCGGCGGCGACGGGCTGA